TGGCCACTGTGACATTGTTTACATTAACAAACCAATTACCGAGTGTTTTAAAGCTCAAACTCATTTGCTTCCCCGTCGTAATGCTAGAAAAAGCACTAGGGGACATTTGTATTCAGATGAAATATGGGAGTTAAAAACTGTACGCACCTTGGCAGGCAGGGCTAGTTGCCTTAATCAGATGCCAGAGGTGATTACGCTTGTTACCCCTAAACAAATCCTTTCTAAGCCTGAAGGTTTGCCGTTGGTAGATATGCCTTTTGTTGGAGCATGTAGCGAGATAATAAGTGAGGGGACGCCCTCACAACAGACTAATGTGAGAATACTACCACGGACTGGAGATGTGATCGAAATGGCAGTTGGTGAAGCAGAAGCTTTAGCTGTAGTAGAAACCAGTCAGACAGATCAAGTTCGAAGCACGTTAGAGACTCCCTTACCTTTCATCAACTCTGTAACAGAAAATACAGTTAAAGAATATAGAACAAACACCAACACGAATGACCAACCGCCCCATTCTAAACAAGAACTGTCAGTCACTAAAGTGTGTATAACTGAGGAAAAGGCTTCATTTCAAGCTGTAAAGGAAAATGAACCTGCAACAGAATTTTCTACTGAAAAAGTCATATCGGAAACAAATCTAGAACCAgataaatcagaaaaaaatagccaGGCAAAAGCTGAATCTCAGATTTCATATAATAATGTACAAAGCAGTGACCTTCTTCCAATCCATACAAGTAAACCATCACCCATGAACAGTGTAGCAATTGAAAATACATTAGTTATTGAAAAGAAGTTAGATGATGAGGGGACCAGTGAACCACAACAGAAGACACTTCCTGAAAACACAGAAGAGACAGGAGTGCCAAAGTCTCCTTTAGCTGAAGTGCCAGTAAGGACGGAGTTAACAAGCCCGTCATCTGACGTAGAACGTGTGTCTGTTCTATCATTGGAAGAACAGGGTAATGAATGTGTTTCTTCAAAAGCACTTGATACTATTTTAAAGAAATTCCGTCCATGGCGTAGAAAAAAAGACCGTGTCCTTCATCTGCCAACGAGTTTACAAGAAGATGAGACTGCAATTGTGGGCTATGTGAATGGTAAACCTGTATCAGCATCTGACAGGAGTTTGCGTCACAGATCAAATTCCAGTAGCAGCTCACCAATGAAATCCCCGACGCAAAAGACTCAGAATGTGCAAAATCAGACTTTGTATTATTCAACTGAAGCCAAGAATCTGGTTAGAAATGCCATTGATACAGAAATACCCACGGAATCCGATGTGAAAACACATGAGTCTCTTTTAAGTTCTGATTCACCAGGAAACACATCAATTGGCGTCTCACCAAAATCCAAACATTTACAGAAGCACAAGCTTGCTCAGCTGATTAAATCGACTGGAACAAAACGGCAGCTGAGATCAGCTTTCCAGAAAACTGAGGAAATTCTTGGACTAACACCTTCTTCAAATGTAGGCTCATCCATTTTACCTCCGAAACCTGATGCtatccctcctcctcctcctccacctgtGTCTCCTTCATCTTTTGCTGGAAAAGCAGAGTCGACTCCACCTGTAACTCCTGAAAAGTCTCCATTGAGCACTCTCCAAATGACACCAGAGAGGATGGACATTGTAAAAACTCAATCAATAGGGAATAACCCAAGTGTGCCTGAGAGGCAAAAGTTAAGATCTTCCAAAGTTGCAGATAAGGAAAGTATAAATGAGAACCAGGAGCTTGCTCTAGAGTCAACGAGTCCAACGCAGAACAATGCTTCCAAGCCTGAAATACAAACAAACGAAACCAGAGGAACATGCCTTCTCAGAAAGGAGCCTATGACAAAGAAAGGAATTGTAATATCTTCCGAAAACCAGTCCAATCTTAACATCACTTGTGAAGCAGACATACCCAAAAGAATGCCACTGAGAAGTGAAAGTAGCAAAACCGAACAGACCGCCCAACCTTCGTTAGAATCCTCACCAGACAACAAGAAGCTTTCTTTGCGATCTCAGCGCTTGACTCCAACCAACACCAATGTACTCTCCCCATGTAGAAAGAACACTGAGGGGGAATCATTGCCAACAGCAGTTCGCAAGAAAAGTACGAGAAATCAGATGAAGGAGCCCTCAGTATCTACTGCATCAGCTTCACCTGTAACGGGGCAAAGACATCAGCCACGCAAACAGACAAACAACTTCTTGGAGACTTTGACTGAAGAGAAAAATCAACCGCTGCTTACGAACTTAAACGTTAAATACGATAAAATGCAGAAAGGCTGGCTGCAAATGGACCGGGATGGCCAGACAACAgcaaagtacaaaaataaagcagACAGGCAGGCTGCCATATGGAAAAGTAAACGAAGGGCCCGCAAGTCAAAGTCCATTGAGCAGCAAAAGTTGTCCTCTGTGCAAATGTTATTTATGAAGGACTTCAGTCTTTCCCGTATTTGTCGCTGGTTCCTAGAGTCCACAGAAACAAAGTCTCTCATCATTGTTAAAAAAGTCAACACACGTCTTCCATCTGAAACTCAGCTGTGCTTCCACAGCTCATCCAGCGGATCATGTACATCTCAGGGGGTTTTCCCAAGCTTACAGGCAGAGCGCTTAAAGAAACATCTCAAAAAGTTTGCAGTCACTTCCCCCGTTAAGAGTAACCCAAAAAGTCAGAAATTGATAGCGAAAGCCCTGGAGCAAGAGACGGCGGTCTCAGTCAAAGGCAAAGACAGGAGAGAACCCCACACTCCTACTCTCACTTCGAATCAGTCGGAGGTCAATGTCGACGCCTTGGGACACGGTGAATCCCAGAAAGCTACCGGTAAACCTAAAAACCCAGCCAGTGCCAGGATTTTGAGGAAATACACCAATATTAGAGAAAAGATGCAAGTCCAGCAAACCAGCGTCCACCTAAAAGGCATCTCAAAAAGTTTAAAAGACAATAATACCCTAAAAAAACTTTCTGTAGAACCTGTCTCAGAGTCATCTGTCAATCCTCCCGCAAAGGCAACAAAGAACACTCTAAATACGACTAAGTCTAtgaaagccaaaaaaatgctaagGAGGAAGAAATTTGCACGAAAGCGAGTAATGAGACATCGAGCCGCCAAAGCGCAGCATGTCAGTCAGGTCAGGTCTTCTCAGCGACTGAGTTCTGGTTTCACCTTGccaaaaaggaaaatagaaaaaaaggcatCGGGAGTCACTGAAAGCCACGCCACTGCTGTGGAACTTCAAATAAATGACGCGCAAGaacgaaaagaaaacaaagacacTACTGAGAGCCAGCCGCGGAGTACGGACACGAAACCATCAAATCTTCTTGACCAGGTGATGACAAGATCCCAGAGAAAGATGGGAGCAGCATCATCAAAACGCCCCAAGATAACTAAGAAACAAGCGGATCACAAGGCCACCAGGAAGATGAGGGACATGAGCAGAAAAGGCGCCGTCAAGAGAAATCGCTCCGCCATGTGGTCGCGTACGAGATCACAGGAGCTCATGGCAATGCCAGCAAAGCGCAGCAGGGTTTCTAGATGAGATTCCTTTTGAAGTGCGTGAAAAGAAAGACCTTACCAAAGTCGCTATGCAAACGCATTGAGGTCACCTTTTAAGGGACAGAAAGCAAATGCAATGGTTTGCTGCGCCTCAGTGCCCGTACTTCAGGGACTGCACACCGGACTACgttggattttttctttttttctgcattttctcGTCTGACAGAACATGATGGAACAAGGCAAAATGCtcgttttttattttggagCTTTGTGGGTACCATGCGACACAAAGCCACCCTTTTCCTCCAACTTCTTTCGTCATCAAATCTTTAAAATCGCCTTTCAATTACAGCTGATTGCCATGTGACTGCCAGGACCAGGTGCCTTATTTATGAAGTTAAAAATGTTTCTAAATATGAACTCTTGTCCACGTACTTCGTTGGGAAACATACGTCTGCAAGTAATTTCCCTGTGTTAACTTGCCTGACAGGTGTATTTTTCTACTCCCACTTCCACAGCATTAAGATCATCCATCAGCATTACAATTTCATAAATAAGCATGCTTTTTGttaatgaatgttttatttatgtctagAGACATTCAACCACACAACTAGCCAACCTTTCTGGAAAAAAGATCTACCATGAATTTTTGTGTTAATGTTGCATTAGGCCTATAGACCAGTAAGGCACATTCCAGGTGGGTGAATTCACTTTTAACACTTTAAgctttcatttattattgtcCTTAATGTCATACTATTAGGCCACactataaataacatttttagcactgttttctttattaattttattttggtcaTTCCCTCACATGTAAATGAAGACCTCCTTACgcctttttattgttatttaagtGCTGCATGTCATCACCGACATGTAGGACATCTGAAACAGTCCACCAAATATTCAAACTTGAACGTATGTATTTgctatttaaatatttagttgttttttttctaaaccttAAGAGTGCTTTATTTGTGGCTGGTTCAGCGAATGAACTGTGGTCATGTCAACATAGTTGTATTTTTGCTGGAGTTGAGATAAACTGGctgaatttatttgttttaaatatgttcTTTGAAACgataaaaatgattaatgaATGATGTCTCATCTCAACTCATTTTGTGAACccttttatcttcattagggccGTGGGGGTGCTAATctctatcccagctgtctccgagcCAGAAGCgagggataccctgaatcggtgggcagccgatAGCAGGgcccaaggagacggacaaccatgcacacccataccgaaagtgtccaatcagcctaccatatgATTTTAGAAtgtcggaggaaacccacatacacgtgcttgtgtgtgtgtgtaaatatttatgtgtatatatatgtgtatatatttatgtgtatatatatgtgtatatatttatgtgtatatatatgtgtatatatttatgtgtatatttgtgtatatatttacgtgtatatttgtgtatatatatgtgtatatatgtatgtgtatatatatatatatatatatatatatatatatatatatatatatatatatatatatatatatatacatacatatatatatatacatatatatatatacatatatatatatacatatatatatatatatatatatatatatatatatatatatatatatatatatatatatatatatatatatatatatatatatatatatatatacatatatatacatatatatacatatacatacatatacatacatatacatacatatacatacatatacatacatatacatacatatacatatacatatacacatacacatacacatacatatacacatacacatacatatacatatacacatacacatacacatacacatacacatacacgtacatatacatatatgcactaaacaaaacaaaggtaGATAGACTATGTATGGAAAAGCTTTTATTCGTTGAAAACAATGTcataactgtatttttttagtaaggctttttttattaagaCACAACATGgttttttggtaaaataaaaaacgacatagtatagtaaggcttaaaaatggcttagtatagtaaggcttaaaaacgacatagtatagtaaggctttttctctgaaaaaacgacatagtatagtaaggcttaaaaatgacttagtatagtaaggcttaaaaacgacatagtatagtaaggctttttctctgaaaaaaacgacatagtatagtaaggctttttctctgaaaaaaacgaaagagtatagtcaggctttttctctgaaaaaacgacttagtatactaaggcttaaaaatgacttagtatagtaaggcttaaaaacgacatagtatagtaaggctttttctctgaaaaaacgacatagtatagtaaggctttttctctgaaaaaacgacatagtatattaaggcttaaaaatgacttagtatactaaggcttaaaaacgacatagtatagtaaggctttttctctgaaaaaaacgacatagtatagtaaggcttttactctgaaaaaacgacatagtatagtaaggcttaaaaatgacttagtatactaaggctttttctctaaaaaacgacatagtatagtaaggctttaaaaacgacatagtatagtaaggcttaaaaacgacatagtatagtaaggctttttctctgaaaaaacgacatagtatattaaggcttaaaaatgacttagtatactaaggcttaaaaacgacatagtatagtaaggctttttctctgaaaaaacgacatagtatagtaaggcttaaaaatgacttagtatactaaggcttaaaaacgacatagtatagtaaagcttttactctgaaaaaacgacatagtatagtaaggcttaaaaatgacttagtatactaaggcttaaaaatgacttagtatactaaggcttaaaaatgacttagtatactaaggcttaaaaatgacttagtatactaaggcttaaaaacgacatagtatagtaaggcttttttttctgaaaaaatgacatagtatagtaaggcttaaaaatgacttagtatactaaggcttaaaaacgacatagtatagtaaagcttttactctgaaaaaacgacttagtatagtaaggcttaaaaatgacttagtatactaaggcttaaaaatgacttagtatactaaggcttaaaaatgacttagtatactaaggcttaaaaacgacatagtatagtaaggctttttctctaaaaaacgacatagcatagtaaggcttaaaaacgacatagtatagtaaggctttttctctgaaaaaacgacatagtatattaaggcttaaaaatgacttagtatactaaggcttaaaaacgacatagtat
The nucleotide sequence above comes from Stigmatopora nigra isolate UIUO_SnigA chromosome 12, RoL_Snig_1.1, whole genome shotgun sequence. Encoded proteins:
- the LOC144205230 gene encoding uncharacterized protein LOC144205230 isoform X1, producing the protein MASQCKRQQCSIDRRGFRQELDSWRHKLIHCVGFESILEGLFGPELVEDLQLFKDLQPIAVSDWSFDENCLFCCFRRDKVKEHLIGINSEDSLQDPLKPVVVKDQTTISKLEQQAEEFLNAVLCNKDVPSFTDPHIPVVAREILQKMIRQFATEYTSKTSSPQDSGSAPKPSSDQSRQTPAVASGVSPGSPGPAVAGPAHSHNPVLSKLLMADQEAPLDLTIKKSLPEPSEQDGVLDLSIKKSRQSSNSVPLSSPRLSPKVYTIKGECQDVRISKAKEIQSTSSIEQFMTKLCRRHQRTIVDAIAFLQTEVSSSTTWRSSHSGIRGATCSISKSDKVTPTMESTSESTHKIEVMDMCCSNESNNTIESVPENVVPLTMSAACPVVDHSPGSENNRLPISIDNENNHHSDHAPLKMKILKSSNVAAGQQLSCVLTTPRTPDSDLLEDKQNNLRSLKGIDTTSARFSSSVKRQYQQSQQIHHPRHRGAAWQAKGLPTKDFSVPEAPTADLPRTARKTIRPSSNQQTKHVPCRTIDPDVGHCDIVYINKPITECFKAQTHLLPRRNARKSTRGHLYSDEIWELKTVRTLAGRASCLNQMPEVITLVTPKQILSKPEGLPLVDMPFVGACSEIISEGTPSQQTNVRILPRTGDVIEMAVGEAEALAVVETSQTDQVRSTLETPLPFINSVTENTVKEYRTNTNTNDQPPHSKQELSVTKVCITEEKASFQAVKENEPATEFSTEKVISETNLEPDKSEKNSQAKAESQISYNNVQSSDLLPIHTSKPSPMNSVAIENTLVIEKKLDDEGTSEPQQKTLPENTEETGVPKSPLAEVPVRTELTSPSSDVERVSVLSLEEQGNECVSSKALDTILKKFRPWRRKKDRVLHLPTSLQEDETAIVGYVNGKPVSASDRSLRHRSNSSSSSPMKSPTQKTQNVQNQTLYYSTEAKNLVRNAIDTEIPTESDVKTHESLLSSDSPGNTSIGVSPKSKHLQKHKLAQLIKSTGTKRQLRSAFQKTEEILGLTPSSNVGSSILPPKPDAIPPPPPPPVSPSSFAGKAESTPPVTPEKSPLSTLQMTPERMDIVKTQSIGNNPSVPERQKLRSSKVADKESINENQELALESTSPTQNNASKPEIQTNETRGTCLLRKEPMTKKGIVISSENQSNLNITCEADIPKRMPLRSESSKTEQTAQPSLESSPDNKKLSLRSQRLTPTNTNVLSPCRKNTEGESLPTAVRKKSTRNQMKEPSVSTASASPVTGQRHQPRKQTNNFLETLTEEKNQPLLTNLNVKYDKMQKGWLQMDRDGQTTAKYKNKADRQAAIWKSKRRARKSKSIEQQKLSSVQMLFMKDFSLSRICRWFLESTETKSLIIVKKVNTRLPSETQLCFHSSSSGSCTSQGVFPSLQAERLKKHLKKFAVTSPVKSNPKSQKLIAKALEQETAVSVKGKDRREPHTPTLTSNQSEVNVDALGHGESQKATGKPKNPASARILRKYTNIREKMQVQQTSVHLKGISKSLKDNNTLKKLSVEPVSESSVNPPAKATKNTLNTTKSMKAKKMLRRKKFARKRVMRHRAAKAQHVSQVRSSQRLSSGFTLPKRKIEKKASGVTESHATAVELQINDAQERKENKDTTESQPRSTDTKPSNLLDQVMTRSQRKMGAASSKRPKITKKQADHKATRKMRDMSRKGAVKRNRSAMWSRTRSQELMAMPAKRSRVSR